From Prosthecobacter sp., the proteins below share one genomic window:
- a CDS encoding RNA polymerase sigma factor RpoD/SigA produces MELDGGIKIYLREIGKTDLLTPDQEVELAERIKRGDPEARSHMIRANLRLVVKIAQDYANYGLPLLDLISEGNIGLMKAVERFDPNKGGKLSTYAAWWIKQSIKRALANQSKTIRLPVHMVDKISKMRRVAMAMSEELGREPTDDELSEEIGIDRAKLSQLKVASMRPASLDAPISDDDSTEFGEIVGDENAQTPFDLLSHKNMHSQLDGLLTVLDERERKIIDARFGLAGQKPRTLEEVGQEFGVTRERIRQLQNIALRKLRRALQKKEDPIPKALRNAGGKKKRKKAAAEAVED; encoded by the coding sequence ATGGAACTCGACGGAGGCATTAAGATTTACCTGCGTGAGATCGGCAAGACTGACTTGCTGACTCCCGACCAGGAGGTCGAGCTTGCCGAACGCATCAAACGTGGCGACCCCGAAGCCCGTTCGCACATGATTCGTGCGAACCTCCGCCTCGTGGTGAAGATCGCCCAAGATTACGCCAACTACGGCCTACCACTTCTCGACCTCATTTCCGAAGGTAACATCGGCCTGATGAAGGCCGTGGAACGCTTCGACCCGAACAAGGGTGGCAAGCTTTCAACCTACGCCGCCTGGTGGATCAAACAATCCATCAAGCGCGCCCTCGCCAACCAGTCCAAGACCATCCGCCTTCCTGTCCACATGGTGGACAAGATCAGCAAGATGCGTCGTGTGGCCATGGCGATGTCCGAAGAACTCGGCCGCGAACCCACTGACGACGAACTCTCCGAAGAAATCGGCATTGATCGTGCCAAACTGAGCCAGCTCAAGGTCGCCTCCATGCGCCCTGCCTCGCTCGACGCCCCGATCAGCGACGACGACAGCACCGAGTTCGGCGAAATCGTCGGCGATGAAAACGCACAGACGCCGTTCGACCTGCTCTCGCATAAGAACATGCACAGCCAGCTCGATGGCCTGCTGACTGTTCTCGACGAACGCGAACGCAAGATCATCGACGCCCGTTTCGGCCTCGCCGGCCAGAAGCCGCGCACGCTCGAAGAAGTCGGCCAGGAATTCGGCGTGACGCGCGAACGTATTCGTCAGCTTCAAAACATCGCGCTGCGCAAGCTGCGCCGTGCCCTTCAGAAAAAGGAAGACCCGATTCCGAAGGCGTTGCGCAATGCCGGTGGCAAGAAGAAGCGCAAAAAAGCCGCCGCCGAAGCTGTCGAGGATTAA
- a CDS encoding DUF393 domain-containing protein, protein MNTLTIFYDARCGLCSRFRRWMLDQPAYVRLDFMPYDSEQARNRCPDLTNLRVDQEIVVMGDDGSLWQGAGAWVTCLWALREYREWSLRLASPGMQQIARRVVHWISTNRISLSHLLRLRSDDALRVQVTELACENGACAVPTRNAA, encoded by the coding sequence ATGAACACGCTCACCATCTTCTACGACGCTCGTTGCGGCCTCTGCTCGCGCTTTCGGCGCTGGATGCTCGACCAGCCTGCTTACGTTCGCCTCGATTTCATGCCCTACGACTCCGAGCAGGCGCGGAATCGCTGCCCCGATCTCACGAACCTTCGTGTCGACCAGGAAATCGTCGTCATGGGTGATGACGGCTCACTCTGGCAGGGCGCGGGAGCCTGGGTGACGTGCCTGTGGGCCTTGCGCGAGTATCGCGAGTGGTCGCTGCGGCTTGCCAGCCCCGGCATGCAGCAGATCGCCCGCCGCGTGGTGCATTGGATCTCCACCAACCGCATCAGCCTCTCGCACCTGCTGCGTTTGCGCAGCGATGATGCGCTGCGGGTCCAAGTGACCGAGTTGGCCTGTGAAAATGGAGCTTGTGCGGTTCCAACGCGAAACGCGGCTTGA
- a CDS encoding MBOAT family protein, with protein sequence MKEAALSCPSWLVMWLLAACLYFALKALTLVKTKASAPASEITAWLLFCPTLNLTGFLRRCAASPSDARRLAFAGLVNLIFGATLLWIAVPWLAKTPMVAAWVGMAGLVFMLHFGCFHIVTAFWMKMGRATEPLMKSPIVAGSLADFWGRRWNTAFRDAMNLLVFRPVAARWNAKGAHWLVFLISGLLHEAVISLPVGAGWGGPTAYFLLQALGIELSRRLRLRQGIICRLWAFAFLIAPVGLLFHPPFIHQVILPFLKTIGATP encoded by the coding sequence ATGAAAGAAGCCGCACTCTCTTGCCCCTCATGGCTGGTCATGTGGTTGCTGGCCGCATGCCTTTATTTCGCTCTCAAAGCGCTGACGCTGGTGAAGACCAAGGCTTCCGCACCCGCTTCAGAGATCACTGCCTGGCTGCTGTTTTGCCCAACGCTCAACCTCACCGGCTTTCTGCGCAGGTGTGCGGCATCTCCAAGTGATGCACGTCGTCTCGCCTTCGCCGGCTTGGTCAATCTCATCTTCGGTGCGACGCTTCTGTGGATCGCAGTTCCATGGCTGGCAAAGACGCCCATGGTGGCGGCCTGGGTCGGCATGGCGGGCCTCGTGTTCATGCTGCATTTCGGCTGCTTTCACATCGTCACAGCGTTTTGGATGAAAATGGGCCGCGCCACTGAGCCGCTCATGAAGAGTCCCATCGTCGCTGGGTCACTAGCCGACTTCTGGGGACGAAGATGGAACACCGCCTTCCGTGATGCGATGAACCTGCTCGTCTTCCGGCCTGTTGCTGCACGATGGAACGCGAAAGGAGCACACTGGCTGGTCTTTCTGATCTCCGGCCTGCTGCATGAGGCTGTAATCTCGCTGCCCGTAGGTGCAGGCTGGGGCGGACCGACTGCTTACTTTCTCCTGCAAGCGCTCGGCATCGAACTGAGCCGTCGCCTTCGTCTGCGGCAGGGCATCATCTGCCGGTTGTGGGCCTTCGCTTTCCTCATCGCGCCCGTGGGTCTGCTGTTTCACCCGCCCTTCATCCATCAGGTGATCCTGCCCTTTTTGAAAACTATTGGAGCCACGCCATGA
- a CDS encoding PVC-type heme-binding CxxCH protein yields MSFSRAALLVLGLNAALHAADTRLVRETEALTPAEEQTKLHVPPGFEVQLFASEPQINKPINMAFDARGRLWVSSTVEYPYAADKGRWSDPQGTHVKGSRDAIKILEDTDGDGHADKVTDFANELNIPTGVLPWHKPEHKAGCIAWSIPNIWYFADTNGDDIADHREILFGPLGYEKDTHGMCSSFRLGLDGWVYATHGFNNTSQFKAKDGSTLELHSGNVFRFKPDGSRVEAWTHGQVNPFGLAWDRYGNLYSADCHSSPIYQLIRGAHYPSFGKPHDGLGFAPVMCQHTHGSTGICGIVYIDGGVWGPEWDDHTFVGNVVTSKVNHDHVTFIGSTPKANEQPDFLTSDDPWFRPVDLQLGPDNALYIADFYNKIIGHYEVPLEHPGRDKERGRIWRIVKTSGISKRQPPPQVDITDWRSAVQNPSPFVQRVLLAKLQDQANLDALPSLIEAAQKTPADDTSLTLAYRIAVRDHLQLPGAFGQIDTAAHDQIADIAIAVPTAEASAFLFQRLQSGAPITPTILAHIARNGDSSLLTQAIATAKQSSLQHSNTPLPLVQALHDGLSERSMSPPPGLLAWAQELATQLLDSTAKQPTPAWTTLGGAKWSLQPRKLADDTETTVLQSIIKGGGDEESRTGTLKSQTFPAPAKLTLWINGHRGFPKAEAHEKNLVRVIDAETGRELARAFPPRNDTAKFTEFDLAAHAGKSVRLEIIDGDDGKAYAWLGITRIEPAVVSVNDFQSADTTRENLKTLAVMLQHSAPAALREKLAVYMPPRPATPPLPVSPEQRKQLDALIAQRVAAFAKAKPDMTVGKNVFTMTCAVCHQIGGQGGLIGPQLDGIGARGAARLCEDILDPNRNVDAHFHLHTLTMNDGSIFGGFLKAELGQIHLLADATGKEHRIAKKDIAKTSVTPISLMPPTFGQTLDEATFIDLLGYLLNEKAAK; encoded by the coding sequence ATGTCGTTTTCACGCGCCGCTCTCCTCGTTTTAGGTCTCAACGCCGCCTTGCATGCCGCTGACACGCGGCTCGTGCGTGAAACGGAAGCGCTAACCCCTGCGGAAGAACAAACCAAGCTCCACGTCCCACCCGGCTTTGAGGTCCAGCTCTTCGCCAGCGAGCCGCAGATCAACAAGCCGATCAACATGGCCTTCGATGCTCGTGGACGCTTGTGGGTCTCCTCCACCGTCGAGTATCCTTACGCTGCCGACAAAGGCCGCTGGTCCGATCCGCAAGGCACGCACGTCAAAGGCAGCCGCGATGCGATCAAGATCCTCGAAGACACCGACGGCGACGGCCACGCCGACAAAGTCACCGACTTCGCCAACGAACTGAACATCCCGACCGGCGTCCTCCCTTGGCACAAGCCCGAGCACAAAGCCGGTTGCATCGCCTGGAGCATTCCGAACATCTGGTACTTCGCCGACACCAACGGCGATGACATCGCCGACCACCGCGAGATCCTCTTCGGCCCGCTCGGCTACGAAAAAGACACGCACGGCATGTGCAGCAGCTTCCGCCTCGGCCTCGATGGCTGGGTGTATGCGACGCATGGGTTTAACAACACCTCGCAGTTCAAAGCCAAAGACGGCAGCACCCTCGAACTGCACAGCGGCAACGTCTTCCGTTTTAAACCCGACGGCTCACGCGTCGAAGCCTGGACGCACGGCCAGGTCAATCCCTTCGGCCTCGCCTGGGACCGCTACGGCAATCTTTATAGCGCCGACTGCCACAGCTCGCCCATCTACCAGCTCATTCGCGGTGCGCATTATCCGAGTTTCGGCAAACCGCACGATGGTCTCGGATTCGCACCGGTGATGTGCCAGCACACGCACGGTAGCACCGGCATCTGCGGCATCGTTTACATCGACGGCGGCGTGTGGGGGCCGGAATGGGACGACCACACCTTCGTCGGCAACGTCGTCACCTCGAAGGTGAACCACGACCACGTCACCTTCATCGGCTCCACGCCGAAGGCCAACGAACAGCCCGACTTCCTCACCAGCGACGACCCTTGGTTCCGCCCCGTCGATCTCCAACTCGGTCCCGACAACGCCCTCTACATCGCCGACTTCTACAACAAGATCATCGGCCACTACGAAGTGCCACTGGAGCATCCAGGACGTGACAAAGAGCGCGGGAGGATCTGGCGCATCGTCAAAACCTCTGGCATCTCCAAACGCCAGCCACCGCCGCAGGTCGACATCACCGATTGGCGTTCCGCTGTGCAAAACCCATCGCCCTTTGTTCAACGTGTCCTCCTCGCCAAGCTTCAGGACCAAGCCAATCTGGACGCCCTGCCCTCGCTGATCGAAGCTGCGCAGAAGACGCCAGCAGATGACACCAGTCTCACGCTCGCCTATCGAATCGCCGTTCGCGATCATCTCCAGCTCCCCGGCGCCTTCGGCCAAATCGACACCGCCGCTCACGATCAAATCGCCGACATCGCCATTGCTGTGCCCACTGCGGAGGCATCCGCTTTTCTGTTCCAGCGTTTGCAAAGCGGCGCTCCCATCACGCCCACCATCCTCGCTCACATCGCCCGCAATGGTGATTCCTCGCTGCTCACTCAAGCCATTGCTACCGCCAAGCAATCATCCCTCCAACACTCCAACACTCCACTGCCCCTCGTTCAAGCTCTCCACGACGGCCTCAGCGAGCGCAGTATGTCCCCACCGCCCGGGCTCCTCGCCTGGGCGCAAGAACTCGCCACGCAGCTTCTCGATTCCACCGCCAAACAACCCACACCCGCCTGGACCACACTTGGCGGCGCGAAATGGTCCCTCCAGCCGCGCAAGCTCGCTGACGACACCGAAACCACTGTCCTGCAAAGCATCATCAAAGGCGGTGGCGATGAGGAAAGCCGCACGGGCACGCTGAAATCTCAAACTTTCCCCGCGCCCGCCAAACTCACGCTCTGGATCAACGGCCATCGCGGCTTCCCGAAGGCTGAGGCACACGAAAAAAACCTCGTACGCGTCATCGATGCCGAGACTGGCCGCGAACTCGCCCGCGCCTTCCCGCCGCGCAACGACACCGCCAAATTCACCGAATTCGACCTCGCCGCGCACGCCGGAAAGTCCGTCCGCCTCGAAATCATCGACGGCGACGATGGCAAAGCCTACGCTTGGCTCGGCATCACCCGCATCGAGCCCGCCGTGGTCAGCGTGAACGATTTCCAAAGCGCCGACACCACCCGCGAGAACCTCAAAACCCTCGCCGTCATGCTCCAACACAGCGCCCCGGCCGCCCTTCGCGAGAAACTCGCCGTGTATATGCCGCCACGTCCCGCAACACCGCCGTTGCCTGTCTCGCCAGAGCAGCGCAAGCAACTCGATGCACTCATCGCTCAACGCGTGGCGGCTTTTGCGAAAGCAAAACCGGACATGACGGTCGGGAAGAATGTTTTCACGATGACCTGTGCCGTCTGTCATCAAATCGGTGGTCAGGGTGGTTTGATCGGCCCGCAGCTCGATGGCATCGGCGCGAGAGGAGCGGCACGGCTATGCGAGGACATCCTCGACCCCAATCGCAACGTCGATGCCCACTTCCACCTCCATACGCTCACGATGAACGACGGCAGCATCTTTGGCGGATTCCTCAAAGCCGAGCTCGGTCAAATCCACCTCCTCGCCGACGCCACCGGCAAAGAGCACCGCATCGCCAAGAAGGACATCGCCAAGACCTCGGTCACCCCCATCTCCCTCATGCCGCCGACGTTTGGTCAGACACTCGATGAAGCGACGTTCATCGATCTGCTGGGGTATCTGCTGAACGAGAAGGCGGCGAAGTGA